The Triticum aestivum cultivar Chinese Spring chromosome 6D, IWGSC CS RefSeq v2.1, whole genome shotgun sequence genomic sequence TGCTCGCCACCTTCGACAACCCGCTCGACCACCTCGGCCGCTTCCCCTACTACAGCAACTATGTCAACCTCAGCAGGCTGGAGTACGAGCTCCTGGCGCGCCACGTGCCGGGCATCGCGCCGGCGCGCGTCGCCTTCGTCGGCTCCGGCCCGCTGCCGTTCAGCTCGTTCGTCCTCGCCGCGCACCACCTGCCCGACGCCCAGTTCGACAACTACGACCTGTGCGGCGCGGCCAACGAGCGCGCCAGGAAGCTGTTCGGCGCGAGCGAGGACGGCGTGGGCGCGCGCATGAAGTTCCACACGGCGGACGTCGCCGACCTCACGCAGGAGCTCGGCGCGTACGACGTGGTCTTCCTCGCCGCGCTCGTCGGCATGGCGGCAGAGGAGAAGGCCAAGGTGATAGCCCACCTGGGCGCGCACATGGTGGAGGGGGCGTCCCTGGTCGTGCGGAGCGCGCACGGCGCCCGCGGCTTCCTGTACCCCATCGTCGACCCGGAGGACATCAGGCGGGGCAGGTTCGAGGTGCTGGCCGTGCACCACCCCGAAGGTGAGGTGATCAACTCTGTCATCGTCGCCCGTAAGGTCGTCGACGCGAAGCTCAGTGGGCCGCAGAACGGAGACGCGCACGCACGGGGCGCGGTGCCGCTGGTCAGCCCGCCATGCAGCTTCTCCACCAAGATGGAGGCGGGCGCGCTTGAGAAGAGCGAAGAGCTGGCCGCCAAAGAGCTGGCCTTTTGATTCCGAAATGTGCGTGCCGATCATCTGTCCTCAACTCGTCAGTCGCCTGCGATCGTGGTAAATTTCCTACTCGtgtgtgttttgatgtttgtgcgtGTAAGAGATGTGCGTTCTGCCTTGTGGAGTTGTGGTGTTAATTTACACACGTTACATGTAGTACAAGTACTACTTGTACCGGTAGTATGCTGCCATGGGCTTCTGAAATATATTGCTGAAGGTATATAAAATAATCTATGTAAAATATCACAGGAAGAAACAATATAGCATTGACACAATTGCATAATAATTGAAGTCTACTTCACTTGTAATGTAAACTGATAACAAAAAGGCAAACTGACGATGTAATAACATAAATCGATGATCCAATTAAAAATATATTACAAATTATTCAAATCTACttgatgcgcttaagaaattctcgcacaatatCAAGAAAGTTTTTTTTTTTCTTCATTCACACGATGcttgagcaagtataataaaaactgtTTTCTCAACTCATACTCATCATGCAAAAACAATAGTAGAACGTCCATGCGTTGCTACGGACTGCTACGGACAACAATGCATATAAATGAATCAGAGAAATAATTAAAGTCGTATTCAACGTCTAAGCTTATTTTTTCTCCTCATACGTCCGAATGTGTTCGGACATCAAACGGGCTACTACAACCGTCTTGATAGTCCGGGTGCCCCAAATCCGGCCCATATGTAAGAAAGAAATGTTGCTATCCAGACTATTCGTGATGTTATCTCCAACATGTGAAACCAACGTAAAGCCCCACCACCACGACACACCCTCTCCTTTTCTCATCGGACCCTCCCCTTCCCGCTCTGTTTCCCGCCGTAGTGGGTGACGTCGGCCTCACTTTCACCATGACACCCTCTTTCCTTCACACCATACTTCCTCATAGACCGTTAAGGGGGAGTCCCCCGTAATGCCTGCCCCGCTCTCCGCCATGATCCCCTCCCCCGTGTCCGTGTGTTTTCACCACTGCCATCAAGAGGGAGGAGGTATTGCGCCCCCTGTGGCGCCCCCAAAGCCAAGACTGTATCACAATCCCCTATTACTGCcatgaaagaaaaacaaaaaaaatcagcaAGCAATCCCGTACTGCTGTTGATTTGATTTGATTGAAGCATGGAACCCAAAGAGAAGTGCGCTAGAGAGAGGAAAGAAATAGAGCAACCAATTATCGGCGACATTACAGTAGAGAAAAACGGAGACATAAGCGACGAGCGGTATAGAGATGCTTGTGCAACTTATACACATAGGCACACAGCACATACGTACCTAGAAGAATATTGTGATCCGCTGCGGCACGTCACGCCGAGACACAGATGCTGACATGCATTGCTCTCTCTTTTTAATAGGAACACATACGTAATTTGGTTATAGTTACAAATTTTAAAGCTGGTTACTCAATTCTAGCAGAATAAAAGAATAGGTTTCTTGCTATCCTGAGAAT encodes the following:
- the LOC123141358 gene encoding nicotianamine synthase 1, with amino-acid sequence MDAQNNEVAALIEKIAGLQAAIAELPSLSPSPEVDRLFTALVTACVPPSPVDVTKLSPEHQRMREALIRLCSAAEGKLEAHYADLLATFDNPLDHLGRFPYYSNYVNLSRLEYELLARHVPGIAPARVAFVGSGPLPFSSFVLAAHHLPDAQFDNYDLCGAANERARKLFGASEDGVGARMKFHTADVADLTQELGAYDVVFLAALVGMAAEEKAKVIAHLGAHMVEGASLVVRSAHGARGFLYPIVDPEDIRRGRFEVLAVHHPEGEVINSVIVARKVVDAKLSGPQNGDAHARGAVPLVSPPCSFSTKMEAGALEKSEELAAKELAF